A section of the Triticum dicoccoides isolate Atlit2015 ecotype Zavitan chromosome 7A, WEW_v2.0, whole genome shotgun sequence genome encodes:
- the LOC119328031 gene encoding conserved oligomeric Golgi complex subunit 3-like isoform X2: MSMATKQATLPRSGAFSKGYNFAYAWEKNAPVTEEQNAAISALSHAVAERPFPVNLEDGGTAVPEKESALEEAGAMDAILVNTHQFYKWFAELESAMKSETEEKYRLYESTLEERVNTCDDILQQVDGTQNLFEELQSLHSSVAIKTQTLHDACDQLLVEKQRLIGFAEALRSRLNYFDELENASTSFYSQTMNIGNEQFLPLLKRLDDCILYVENNPLYAESAVYLVKFRQLQSRALGMIRSHVLSTLKAASSQVQAAIRGSGSGKNAVTEGVEASLIYVRFKAAAGELKPVFNEIESRSSKKEYAQVLSECHSLFCEQRLYLIRGMVQQRISEFAKKEALPSFTRSGCAYLMEACQFEHQLFAHFFPASASDVSSMAPLMDPLCTHLYDTLRPRLIYEGNIDSLCELVDILKVEVLGEQLSRRGKSAAGLRPILQRILADVLERLAFCARTHIREGIANFRPSDEDLDYPGKLERSTISSANVSDNSDMYATWYRPLEKTVSCLSKLYHCLESSVFTGLALEAIEVCSASLQSASKVIAKRATPMDGQLFLIKHLLILREQIAPFEIEFSVTHKELDFSHLLDHLRRILRGQVSLFDWSRSTSLARTFSPRILENQIDARKELEKGLKSTCEEFIMSITKLVVDPMLSFVTKVTAVKVALSSGSQGQNLDSVLAKPLKTQAFASSDKVAELVQKVGTAIQQDLPKAMTKLMLYLQNPSTRLIIFKPIKSNIVEAHIQLQSLLNSEYSAEEIQSIGMLSISDLQSQLDSLL, from the exons ATGTCCATGGCGACGAAGCAAGCGACCCTGCCCAGGTCGGGAGCTTTCTCAAagggctacaacttcgcgtacgcgTGGGAGAAG AACGCGCCGGTCACAGAGGAGCAGAATGCCGCGATCTCCGCGCTCTCGCACGCTGTGGCAGAGCGGCCGTTCCCGGTCAATCTG GAAGATGGAGGTACGGCCGTGCCAGAAAAAGAGTCTGCTTTGGAGGAGGCGGGTGCAATGGATGCTATCTTGGTGAATACACATCAG TTTTACAAATGGTTTGCTGAACTGGAATCAGCTATGAAATCTGAG ACTGAGGAAAAGTATCGCCTCTACGAGAGTACATTAGAGGAACGTGTTAACACATGTGATGACATCCTTCAACAA GTGGATGGCACACAGAACTTATTTGAAGAACTACAATCCTTGCACTCAAGTGTTGCCATAAAGACACAAACTTTGCATGATGCTTGCGACCAACTT TTGGTGGAGAAACAAAGGCTCATTGGGTTCGCTGAAGCACTCCGAAGTAGGTTAAACTACTTTGATGAATTGgaaaat GCCTCTACTAGCTTTTATTCTCAGACTATGAACATTGGAAATGAACAGTTTCTCCCACTGTTGAAAAGACTTGATGATTGTATCTT ATATGTTGAAAATAATCCACTGTATGCTGAATCTGCTGTTTACTTGGTCAAGTTTCGCCAACTTCAG TCTCGGGCATTAGGTATGATCCGGTCACATGTCTTGTCGACACTGAAAGCCGCTTCATCCCAG GTTCAAGCCGCAATTCGAGGCAGTGGTTCTGGCAAAAATGCCGTTACAGAGGGTGTGGAAGCATCTCTTATCTATGTTCGTTTCAAGGCAGCAGCTGGGGAG CTAAAACCGGTTTTCAATGAGATTGAAAGTAGATCCTCTAAGAAAGAGTACGCGCAGGTTCTTTCAGAATGTCACAGTTTGTTTTGTGAGCAGAGGCTGTACTTG ATACGAGGTATGGTGCAGCAACGCATTTCTGAGTTTGCTAAAAAAGAGGCCTTACCTTCTTTTACAAGGTCTGGTTGTGCCTATTTGATGGAG GCATGCCAGTTTGAGCACCAGCTTTTTGCTCACTTCTTCCCAGCATCCGCATCAGATGTTTCAAGTATGGCTCCTTTAATGGACCCATT GTGCACACACTTATATGATACTCTGAGGCCTAGACTGATATATGAAGGCAACATTGATTCTCTCTGTGAACTCGTTGACATTCTGAAGGTCGAAGTGTTGGGCGAACAACTGAGTAGACGTGGTAAATCAGCAGCTGGACTCCGTCCAATATTGCAGAGGATACTTGCAGATGTTCTTGAGCGTCTGGCATTTTGTGCTCGGACTCATATTCGTGAGGGG ATTGCAAATTTTCGCCCTTCTGACGAAGATCTGGATTATCCTGGAAAACTTGAGAGATCTACAATTTCAAGTGCTAAT GTTAGTGACAACTCAGACATGTATGCGACATGGTACAGACCACTGGAGAAAACAGTTTCTTGCCTGTCAAAGCTATATCACTGCTTGGAATCTTCGGTTTTTACTGGATTAGCCCTT GAAGCCATAGAAGTTTGCTCAGCATCCCTTCAG AGTGCAAGCAAGGTCATTGCAAAAAGAGCAACCCCAATGGATGGACAGCTTTTCCTAATTAAGCACCTTCTCATTTTAAGGGAACAG ATTGCACCATTTGAGATTGAGTTCTCAGTCACACACAAGGAGCTGGATTTCTCCCATTTGCTG GATCACTTAAGAAGGATTCTCAGGGGCCAGGTCTCATTATTTGACTGGTCAAGGTCAACATCACTTGCTAGGACCTTTTCTCCCCGCATTTTGGAGAATCAAATTGACGCCAGAAAA GAACTGGAGAAAGGCCTTAAATCTACTTGTGAAGAGTTTATAATGTCCATCACTAAACTAGTAGTGGACCCAATGCTTTCTTTTGTTACTAAG GTAACTGCTGTCAAAGTTGCACTGTCCTCAGGTAGCCAGGGCCAGAATTTGGATTCTGTTCTAGCAAAACCCCTTAAGACACAAGCATTTGCTTCATCCGATAAAGTTGCAGAGCTGGTTCAAAAG GTTGGGACTGCTATTCAACAAGATCTGCCCAAAGCAATGACCAAGTTGATGTTGTATTTGCAAAATCCGTCGACAAGATTAATTATATTCAAACCCATCAA GTCGAATATAGTTGAGGCTCATATACAGCTACAGTCCCTTCTGAACTCAGAATACTCGGCTGAAGAAATTCAGTCTATTGGTATGCTGTCTATATCTGATCTGCAATCTCAGCTCGACAGTCTTCTGTAG
- the LOC119328031 gene encoding conserved oligomeric Golgi complex subunit 3-like isoform X3, protein MSMATKQATLPRSGAFSKGYNFAYAWEKNAPVTEEQNAAISALSHAVAERPFPVNLEDGGTAVPEKESALEEAGAMDAILVNTHQFYKWFAELESAMKSETEEKYRLYESTLEERVNTCDDILQQVDGTQNLFEELQSLHSSVAIKTQTLHDACDQLLVEKQRLIGFAEALRSRLNYFDELENASTSFYSQTMNIGNEQFLPLLKRLDDCILYVENNPLYAESAVYLVKFRQLQSRALGMIRSHVLSTLKAASSQQVQAAIRGSGSGKNAVTEGVEASLIYVRFKAAAGELKPVFNEIESRSSKKEYAQVLSECHSLFCEQRLYLIRGMVQQRISEFAKKEALPSFTRSGCAYLMEACQFEHQLFAHFFPASASDVSSMAPLMDPLCTHLYDTLRPRLIYEGNIDSLCELVDILKVEVLGEQLSRRGKSAAGLRPILQRILADVLERLAFCARTHIREGIANFRPSDEDLDYPGKLERSTISSANVSDNSDMYATWYRPLEKTVSCLSKLYHCLESSVFTGLALEAIEVCSASLQSASKVIAKRATPMDGQLFLIKHLLILREQIAPFEIEFSVTHKELDFSHLLDHLRRILRGQVSLFDWSRSTSLARTFSPRILENQIDARKELEKGLKSTCEEFIMSITKLVVDPMLSFVTKVTAVKVALSSGSQGQNLDSVLAKPLKTQAFASSDKVAELVQKVGTAIQQDLPKAMTKLMLYLQNPSTRLIIFKPIK, encoded by the exons ATGTCCATGGCGACGAAGCAAGCGACCCTGCCCAGGTCGGGAGCTTTCTCAAagggctacaacttcgcgtacgcgTGGGAGAAG AACGCGCCGGTCACAGAGGAGCAGAATGCCGCGATCTCCGCGCTCTCGCACGCTGTGGCAGAGCGGCCGTTCCCGGTCAATCTG GAAGATGGAGGTACGGCCGTGCCAGAAAAAGAGTCTGCTTTGGAGGAGGCGGGTGCAATGGATGCTATCTTGGTGAATACACATCAG TTTTACAAATGGTTTGCTGAACTGGAATCAGCTATGAAATCTGAG ACTGAGGAAAAGTATCGCCTCTACGAGAGTACATTAGAGGAACGTGTTAACACATGTGATGACATCCTTCAACAA GTGGATGGCACACAGAACTTATTTGAAGAACTACAATCCTTGCACTCAAGTGTTGCCATAAAGACACAAACTTTGCATGATGCTTGCGACCAACTT TTGGTGGAGAAACAAAGGCTCATTGGGTTCGCTGAAGCACTCCGAAGTAGGTTAAACTACTTTGATGAATTGgaaaat GCCTCTACTAGCTTTTATTCTCAGACTATGAACATTGGAAATGAACAGTTTCTCCCACTGTTGAAAAGACTTGATGATTGTATCTT ATATGTTGAAAATAATCCACTGTATGCTGAATCTGCTGTTTACTTGGTCAAGTTTCGCCAACTTCAG TCTCGGGCATTAGGTATGATCCGGTCACATGTCTTGTCGACACTGAAAGCCGCTTCATCCCAG CAGGTTCAAGCCGCAATTCGAGGCAGTGGTTCTGGCAAAAATGCCGTTACAGAGGGTGTGGAAGCATCTCTTATCTATGTTCGTTTCAAGGCAGCAGCTGGGGAG CTAAAACCGGTTTTCAATGAGATTGAAAGTAGATCCTCTAAGAAAGAGTACGCGCAGGTTCTTTCAGAATGTCACAGTTTGTTTTGTGAGCAGAGGCTGTACTTG ATACGAGGTATGGTGCAGCAACGCATTTCTGAGTTTGCTAAAAAAGAGGCCTTACCTTCTTTTACAAGGTCTGGTTGTGCCTATTTGATGGAG GCATGCCAGTTTGAGCACCAGCTTTTTGCTCACTTCTTCCCAGCATCCGCATCAGATGTTTCAAGTATGGCTCCTTTAATGGACCCATT GTGCACACACTTATATGATACTCTGAGGCCTAGACTGATATATGAAGGCAACATTGATTCTCTCTGTGAACTCGTTGACATTCTGAAGGTCGAAGTGTTGGGCGAACAACTGAGTAGACGTGGTAAATCAGCAGCTGGACTCCGTCCAATATTGCAGAGGATACTTGCAGATGTTCTTGAGCGTCTGGCATTTTGTGCTCGGACTCATATTCGTGAGGGG ATTGCAAATTTTCGCCCTTCTGACGAAGATCTGGATTATCCTGGAAAACTTGAGAGATCTACAATTTCAAGTGCTAAT GTTAGTGACAACTCAGACATGTATGCGACATGGTACAGACCACTGGAGAAAACAGTTTCTTGCCTGTCAAAGCTATATCACTGCTTGGAATCTTCGGTTTTTACTGGATTAGCCCTT GAAGCCATAGAAGTTTGCTCAGCATCCCTTCAG AGTGCAAGCAAGGTCATTGCAAAAAGAGCAACCCCAATGGATGGACAGCTTTTCCTAATTAAGCACCTTCTCATTTTAAGGGAACAG ATTGCACCATTTGAGATTGAGTTCTCAGTCACACACAAGGAGCTGGATTTCTCCCATTTGCTG GATCACTTAAGAAGGATTCTCAGGGGCCAGGTCTCATTATTTGACTGGTCAAGGTCAACATCACTTGCTAGGACCTTTTCTCCCCGCATTTTGGAGAATCAAATTGACGCCAGAAAA GAACTGGAGAAAGGCCTTAAATCTACTTGTGAAGAGTTTATAATGTCCATCACTAAACTAGTAGTGGACCCAATGCTTTCTTTTGTTACTAAG GTAACTGCTGTCAAAGTTGCACTGTCCTCAGGTAGCCAGGGCCAGAATTTGGATTCTGTTCTAGCAAAACCCCTTAAGACACAAGCATTTGCTTCATCCGATAAAGTTGCAGAGCTGGTTCAAAAG GTTGGGACTGCTATTCAACAAGATCTGCCCAAAGCAATGACCAAGTTGATGTTGTATTTGCAAAATCCGTCGACAAGATTAATTATATTCAAACCCATCAAGTAA
- the LOC119328031 gene encoding conserved oligomeric Golgi complex subunit 3-like isoform X1 codes for MSMATKQATLPRSGAFSKGYNFAYAWEKNAPVTEEQNAAISALSHAVAERPFPVNLEDGGTAVPEKESALEEAGAMDAILVNTHQFYKWFAELESAMKSETEEKYRLYESTLEERVNTCDDILQQVDGTQNLFEELQSLHSSVAIKTQTLHDACDQLLVEKQRLIGFAEALRSRLNYFDELENASTSFYSQTMNIGNEQFLPLLKRLDDCILYVENNPLYAESAVYLVKFRQLQSRALGMIRSHVLSTLKAASSQQVQAAIRGSGSGKNAVTEGVEASLIYVRFKAAAGELKPVFNEIESRSSKKEYAQVLSECHSLFCEQRLYLIRGMVQQRISEFAKKEALPSFTRSGCAYLMEACQFEHQLFAHFFPASASDVSSMAPLMDPLCTHLYDTLRPRLIYEGNIDSLCELVDILKVEVLGEQLSRRGKSAAGLRPILQRILADVLERLAFCARTHIREGIANFRPSDEDLDYPGKLERSTISSANVSDNSDMYATWYRPLEKTVSCLSKLYHCLESSVFTGLALEAIEVCSASLQSASKVIAKRATPMDGQLFLIKHLLILREQIAPFEIEFSVTHKELDFSHLLDHLRRILRGQVSLFDWSRSTSLARTFSPRILENQIDARKELEKGLKSTCEEFIMSITKLVVDPMLSFVTKVTAVKVALSSGSQGQNLDSVLAKPLKTQAFASSDKVAELVQKVGTAIQQDLPKAMTKLMLYLQNPSTRLIIFKPIKSNIVEAHIQLQSLLNSEYSAEEIQSIGMLSISDLQSQLDSLL; via the exons ATGTCCATGGCGACGAAGCAAGCGACCCTGCCCAGGTCGGGAGCTTTCTCAAagggctacaacttcgcgtacgcgTGGGAGAAG AACGCGCCGGTCACAGAGGAGCAGAATGCCGCGATCTCCGCGCTCTCGCACGCTGTGGCAGAGCGGCCGTTCCCGGTCAATCTG GAAGATGGAGGTACGGCCGTGCCAGAAAAAGAGTCTGCTTTGGAGGAGGCGGGTGCAATGGATGCTATCTTGGTGAATACACATCAG TTTTACAAATGGTTTGCTGAACTGGAATCAGCTATGAAATCTGAG ACTGAGGAAAAGTATCGCCTCTACGAGAGTACATTAGAGGAACGTGTTAACACATGTGATGACATCCTTCAACAA GTGGATGGCACACAGAACTTATTTGAAGAACTACAATCCTTGCACTCAAGTGTTGCCATAAAGACACAAACTTTGCATGATGCTTGCGACCAACTT TTGGTGGAGAAACAAAGGCTCATTGGGTTCGCTGAAGCACTCCGAAGTAGGTTAAACTACTTTGATGAATTGgaaaat GCCTCTACTAGCTTTTATTCTCAGACTATGAACATTGGAAATGAACAGTTTCTCCCACTGTTGAAAAGACTTGATGATTGTATCTT ATATGTTGAAAATAATCCACTGTATGCTGAATCTGCTGTTTACTTGGTCAAGTTTCGCCAACTTCAG TCTCGGGCATTAGGTATGATCCGGTCACATGTCTTGTCGACACTGAAAGCCGCTTCATCCCAG CAGGTTCAAGCCGCAATTCGAGGCAGTGGTTCTGGCAAAAATGCCGTTACAGAGGGTGTGGAAGCATCTCTTATCTATGTTCGTTTCAAGGCAGCAGCTGGGGAG CTAAAACCGGTTTTCAATGAGATTGAAAGTAGATCCTCTAAGAAAGAGTACGCGCAGGTTCTTTCAGAATGTCACAGTTTGTTTTGTGAGCAGAGGCTGTACTTG ATACGAGGTATGGTGCAGCAACGCATTTCTGAGTTTGCTAAAAAAGAGGCCTTACCTTCTTTTACAAGGTCTGGTTGTGCCTATTTGATGGAG GCATGCCAGTTTGAGCACCAGCTTTTTGCTCACTTCTTCCCAGCATCCGCATCAGATGTTTCAAGTATGGCTCCTTTAATGGACCCATT GTGCACACACTTATATGATACTCTGAGGCCTAGACTGATATATGAAGGCAACATTGATTCTCTCTGTGAACTCGTTGACATTCTGAAGGTCGAAGTGTTGGGCGAACAACTGAGTAGACGTGGTAAATCAGCAGCTGGACTCCGTCCAATATTGCAGAGGATACTTGCAGATGTTCTTGAGCGTCTGGCATTTTGTGCTCGGACTCATATTCGTGAGGGG ATTGCAAATTTTCGCCCTTCTGACGAAGATCTGGATTATCCTGGAAAACTTGAGAGATCTACAATTTCAAGTGCTAAT GTTAGTGACAACTCAGACATGTATGCGACATGGTACAGACCACTGGAGAAAACAGTTTCTTGCCTGTCAAAGCTATATCACTGCTTGGAATCTTCGGTTTTTACTGGATTAGCCCTT GAAGCCATAGAAGTTTGCTCAGCATCCCTTCAG AGTGCAAGCAAGGTCATTGCAAAAAGAGCAACCCCAATGGATGGACAGCTTTTCCTAATTAAGCACCTTCTCATTTTAAGGGAACAG ATTGCACCATTTGAGATTGAGTTCTCAGTCACACACAAGGAGCTGGATTTCTCCCATTTGCTG GATCACTTAAGAAGGATTCTCAGGGGCCAGGTCTCATTATTTGACTGGTCAAGGTCAACATCACTTGCTAGGACCTTTTCTCCCCGCATTTTGGAGAATCAAATTGACGCCAGAAAA GAACTGGAGAAAGGCCTTAAATCTACTTGTGAAGAGTTTATAATGTCCATCACTAAACTAGTAGTGGACCCAATGCTTTCTTTTGTTACTAAG GTAACTGCTGTCAAAGTTGCACTGTCCTCAGGTAGCCAGGGCCAGAATTTGGATTCTGTTCTAGCAAAACCCCTTAAGACACAAGCATTTGCTTCATCCGATAAAGTTGCAGAGCTGGTTCAAAAG GTTGGGACTGCTATTCAACAAGATCTGCCCAAAGCAATGACCAAGTTGATGTTGTATTTGCAAAATCCGTCGACAAGATTAATTATATTCAAACCCATCAA GTCGAATATAGTTGAGGCTCATATACAGCTACAGTCCCTTCTGAACTCAGAATACTCGGCTGAAGAAATTCAGTCTATTGGTATGCTGTCTATATCTGATCTGCAATCTCAGCTCGACAGTCTTCTGTAG